The genomic stretch GATCAGGGTGAGGGTGTGCAGGACGGAGTCGTGGACGTGCGCGGCGACTTCGGCGCGTTCTTGCGCGCGGATGCGCATCAGGCGCTCCTCGGACAGGTCCTGCGTCATACGGACCAGGTAGGGGCCCGCGAGCAGCGCGATGCCGACCAGCACGGCAAGGGCGGCCTGGAGCACCGAGCCGAGGTGGCGGACCGAGCTCTGGAGGACGACGATGCCGGTGACGCCGACACCGACCAGCAGCACGCCCGCCGCGCCGCGCACGACCGGGAGCAGGCCCTTGCGGCGGCCCATCTCCCGCCACTGCGCGCGGCGCGCGTTGTCCGCCTGGCGCCAGACCAGGGCGACGCCCGCGCCGATCAGCAGGACCGGCCACACGTACGCGTTGGCGCGGCCCAGCTGGAACTTCGAGGCGACGACGGCCGCGCCGGCGAGCAGGGTGAGCAGGGCGAGGATCTGGCCCTTGTCGGCCTTGCGGCCCGTACGGCCGCGGGCCTTGCCGAGGAGACCGGGGGCGGCGGAGGCGTTCGCGCGCGCCGCGTCCACGCCGCCGACGCCCAGCGGGACGATGAACCAGAACGCCGCGTACAGCAGCGCGCCCATGCCCTCGGCCATGAACAGCGCGACGAACACCACCCGTACCCATGAGACCGGCAGCCCGAGATGCCCGGCCAGCCCCCGTGCGACACCGCCGAGCATCCGGCCGTCGGCACTGCGGTAGAGCCTGCGCAGGGGCGGATCGGCGGGGTCGGACGCCGGGGCGTAGCTCGCCTCGGGCCGGGGCGGTGCGGTGGTCATGGCACCGATCGTCACATGGGAGGTGGGGTCGGGGCATCAGGGTGGACCCTTAGGGCGCCCCCGGGGTATGCCGCGCACCCGTGTTAGCCGGGTGTTAGCAGGGCGGCAGCCGTGCGGTAGGGCCCCCGGACAGAGTGGATGACGTACCGAGGGAACAACGACACCAACGTCCCGGGGGGAACCGAAATGAGCTCCAGCACCGCCGTGCGCACCGCCCGCCGCCGTACGCTCCGAATCGCCGCCGCGGCCCTGACCGCGGCCGCCGGGCTGGCCCTGACCGCGTGCTCCGGCACGGAAGCCGGCGGCGGCAAGGCCGCGGCCCACCTGGACTCGGAGGCCGCCGCAGCGCAGTCGCCCGGCGACAAGGGTTCGTCCGCCGACGCGCAGGGCTCCGGCCCTCAGGCGGACTCCGGTACGAAGGCCGAGGGCAAGGCGGGTGCCAGGGCCGGTGCCGGTGCCGGGGCGGGCGCCACGGGCAAGCGGGCGGGCACTTCGCACGCCACCGGCAACGGCAGCGGCAGCGGCAGCGGCAGGAACGGCGCCTCCGGCACGCAGCGCTGCCACACCTCCGACCTCACAGCGGCCTTCGCCACCGGCGAGGACGCCACCCCCGACCCCAACGCCGGCGGCAGCACGACCACCAGCATCGTGCTGACCAACAAGAGCCACCGCACCTGCAAGATCGGCGGATTCGCGGGCGTCGACCTCCAGCCCGACGCCGGCGGTCCCAGCTGGTCGCTCGCCCGCTCCGCCGCCAAACACGGCACCACCACCCTCGCCCCCGGCGACAGCACCGACTTCACCGTCAACCTCGGCATGGCCAAGGAGAACGACGAAGGCTCCTGGAAGCCCGCGACCGTCGCCGTCACCCCGCCCAACGAGACCACCCCCCTGACCCTGAAGTGGCCCTGGGGCCCGCTCATCCACCAGGACGGCGCCACCCACCCCGCCACCTTCGTCAACCCCATCGGCTGACTTTCCGCGGTGGTTACTGCCCGTCCTGCCCGCGGTCCTCGGGCAGCCGGAGCCCGGCCAGGACGTTGTCGAAGACCTTCTTGTACCGGTCCCACTCGGAGGCCGGCGCGGAGAGGTAGATGGCGTACTCCTTCTCCCCGGGACGGCCGAAACCGAGGTCTATGGCACGGAACTCGCGTCTGCTGCCCGACCACTTCCACTCCCACAGGGCCGCGGGCCGGTCGCGGAAGCGCGTCTCCTGCATGCGCAGCTGCTGGTAGCCGGGGAACTTGCCCTCGCCGAGGGCGGCGCGCTCGTTGTCCTTCCAGCGCTGAAGGGGGTTCGCGCCCGCGAAATCGAGCGACTCGATGCGCAGGCCGACGAGCTGGTTCGGGTTCAGGTAGGTGTAACCGTTCGCCTGCTTCTGGCGGGTCCAGCCGTTCGGCAGCGGGAAGTCGACGTCGGCCGCCGGATCCGTCACCCGGTGGTAGCCCTCGGGGACCGGGCGCGGGGTGGGCTTGGCCTTGGGCTTCGACGGGGTGGGCGACGGGTTCTCCGGCTGCGGTGTACGGCTGTCGGACGCCTGCGCGCCCCCGTCCGGCCAGTAGCCGAGGGCGTACAGGGTGCTGCCCGCGAGAGCCAGCGCGGCGACCACGGAAACGGCGGTGAGCAGGATCGTACGGCCGCGTCCGCCGGGCTTGTTCCCGGAGGGGGGCGGGGCGGTGGCCGGGTGGTGCACCGGAGTTGTGGGCCCGGTGGCGGGGGTGGTCGCGGGGGTGTTGGCAGGGGTGTTGGCAGGGGTGGTTCCGCCGGTGTGGGGCAGGTTGCCGGTCGTGGCCGTACCGCCCGTACTGTCCGTACTGCCCGTACCGCCCGTACTGTCCGGAGCCGGAGGCGCCAAGTGGTACGAGCCGGTGGCCGAGGGCGACGGCGGAGCCGGGCTCGGGATTGCGGCCGGAGCCGGGCTCGGGGTCGGGGCCGATGCCGGGGCGTTCGTACGGTCGCCCTGGGCCGGGGATGTCGTACCGGCCGTGGTGGTGGCGGTGCCGCTCTCCGCCGTGCCGTACGCACTCGCACCGCTCAGCCATGCGGTGTCCGTGTGCGCGGCGGGGGCACGCAGGGCCTGTTCCACGGCCTGGGCCGAGGGGCGGTCGGCGGGCTCCTTCGCCAGCAGGGCTTCGATCAGGCCGGCCAGCGCGCCGGCGTTGCGCGGCGGATCCAGCGGGTCCATGGCGATGGAGTACGCCGTCTCGACCGCCGTGAGCTTGCGGAACGGGGGCCGCCCCTCCAGCGCCTGATAGAGCGTGGCGCCCAGCGCCCACAGGTCGGAGGCCGGGCCGGGGGTGCCGCCCCGGACCCGTTCGGGGGCGAGGTAGTCGATGGAGCCGATCAGTTCGCCGGTCTTGGTGAGGGTGGAGGTGCCGGTGGCGACCGCGATGCCGAAGTCCGTGAGGACGACCCGGCCGTCCTCGCCGAGCAGCACGTTGCCGGGCTTCACGTCCCGGTGCAGGACCCCGGCCGAGTGCGCCGCCCGCAGCGCGGCGACCATGCCGCGGCCGATCCGGGCCACCTCGCCCAGGGGCACCGCGCCGCCCGAGAGCGTGGCCTCCTTGATCAGGTCGCCGAGCGTCACCGACGGCACGTACTCCATGACGATGCACGGCAGACCGGCGTCGTCCACGACATCGTGGACGCTGACCACGTTGGGGTGGTTGATACGGGCGGCGGACTGGGCCTCGCGGCGGGTGCGCTCGTTGCGGCGGGCCAGCTCCTCGGGCTCCAGTTCCGGGGAGACGTGCAGCCGCTTGACCGCGACCTGGCGGCCGAGCAGTTCGTCGTAGGACCGCCAGACGGTTCCCATACCGCCCCGGCCTATCTCCTCGACCAGGCGGTACCGCCCGGCGACCAGCCGCCCGTCGTCCACCGCCGCCTCCGTCACCGCGCCGTGCCCCTTGCCCCTTCGGTTCCCCCGTACAGGTGTCCGGCGCAACGATAGTCGTCCGCCGGGCGCCGCCGGGGGACCGGGGCGCGGCCGCCCGGCGCGTGCCGGGCGCGTGCCAGGACTTTTCCACGATGTGGAGATGGTTGGTTGTGGATGTGGAGGGGTCGGTTGTGGGTGCTGTCGCGGGCCGGTGATCAGGCCGGTGACGCGGTGACGTGCGCGCGGTCGCTCTCGCCGTCCGAGAGGAACACCGCCAGCTCCTGCCCCTGCTCGGTCACGGCGGTGCGCTCGGCCCGGGAGAAACGGCGCAGCGGGGTGGCCGTCACCGTGCCGTCCTCGACGGTCCAGGTCGCGGCGACCCGGCCGTCCACCAGGACGACGCGGGCACCGGCGACCGAGAGACCGCGGTGGGCGTCGTCGATGATCCGGCCGCGGTCCTGGTAGCCGAGGATCGCGTTGTCGAACGCGGGCAGGAACCGTACCGGCGCGGGCGTATCGGGGTCGGGGCGCGGGGCGTCCGGGAGGTCGAGCAGTTCCCGGCCGCGCTCGTCGCGAAAGGTGATCAGCTCGTCGCGTACGGCGGCGACCGCGGCCGGGAGTCCGGCGAGGCCGCACCAGGCGCGCAGATCGGCGGAGGCGGCGGGGCCGTAGGCGGCGAGGTAGCGGTGTATCAGGGCCGCGCCCACCGGGTCGGGGGTGGTGGGGCCGAAAGCGGCGGAGTCGGGGGTGGCCGCACCGGTGGCGGTCGCGGTGGCCGGGCCGGGGCCGTTCGAGGCGGCCGGGCCGGGGCTGTTCAAGGTGGCCGGGCCGGGGCTGGTCAAGGTGGCCGGGCCGGGGCTGGTCAAGGTGGCCGGTGGGTCGATGTCGCGGCCGAGCCAGGTGGCGAGCGGCACGTACCGGGCGCCCGCCTTCGTACGCCACAGGCCGCGCGGCGGCAGCTGCACCATCGGGATGAGGGCGGCGACCAGCATCTCCCCCAGCGCCCGCGGCCCGGACTCGGGCCAGCGCCCGGCGACCGCACGGGCCAGCTCGGGCATCGAGCGGGGCTCACCGTCGGCCATGACCGCGCGGCCCGCGGCGGCGAGTTCGTCGAGGTCCACCCCGGCGAGTTCGCGGCGGTAGGCGCCTTGTGCGCGTTGGCGCAGCATGGCGTCGTGGCGGGCGCGCCAGGCCAGGACGTCGTCGGCGGTGACGAGGTGGACCGTGCGGCGCATGAGGTGCGTACGGACGACGTGCCGTCCGGTCAGCAGGTCCGACAGCGACGACGGGTCGAAGGCGCGCAGCCGCGACCAGAGGCCGGTGAACGGCTCCTGCGGTTCCTGCGCCTGGAGGCCGCACAGATGCCGGACGGCGTCGAGGACCGGCAGGTCGGCGCGTTCGAGGAGCAGTTGGCGGGCGAGGGTGGCGCGGTTGAGGGCCCGGTTGTCGAGAACGGTCATGTGCGTCCTTGCTGGTACTGGTTGCCGGTCGGCCGGCCCTGTGGCCTGGGGGGCGCGGTGGTGGCTCATCCTGCCGGGCCTAGCGGACAGGTTGTGTCCTCTATGGGAGGCAGCATGGGCCCATGCAGAAGACTTCAGCGCGGCTGCTGGCCCTGCTCTCCCTGCTCCAGACGCGCCGGGACTGGCCGGGGACACTGCTGGCCGAGCGGCTGGACGTCAGCGCGCGCACCGTACGCCGTGATGTCGACCGCCTACGGGAACTCGGCTACCCCATCGCCTCGACCAAGGGCCCCGACGGCGGTTACCGGCTCGGGGCCGGGTCGGAGCTACCCCCGTTGCTGTTCGACGACGAGCAGGCCATCGCCCTCGCCGTGGCGCTGCGGAACGCCACCACCACCGGGGTCGGTGTCGAGGAGGCCGCAGCGCGCGCTCTGCACACCGTCCGGCAGGTCATGCCCGCGCGCTTGCGGCACCGGATCGACACCCTTCAGGTCACCCCTGTCGAGCGGCCTACGGCGCGGCCGAATCCGCAGGTGGACAGTGGGGTGCTGATGGCGCTCAGCGCGGCGGTGCACGCCCGGGAAGTGCTGCGGTTCGATTACGCGCCGGTGTCGGGGAGCAGTGGCCTGGTGCCGGATAGCTATGGCCCGGTGCCGGAGAGCAATGGCCAGAGCGCGCCGGCCGGGGCCCCGCCGCGCCGCGTACAGCCCCATCACCTCGTCACCTGGGAAGGCCGCTGGTACCTCGTCGCCTGGGACCTCGACCGGGCGGACTGGCGCACGTTCCGGGCGGACCGGATCGCACCGCGTACTCCTACGGGGCCTCGCTTCACCCCGCGCGAGCTGCCGGGAGGAGATGTCGCCGCCTTCGTCGCCGGGCGCTTCCAGGGCTCGGACGGGCCGGACGGCGGGCCCTGCCGCGGCGAGGTGGTTCTCGGGCTGCCCGCCGCTGCCGTGTCCCCGTACATCCGTGACGGTGTCGTGGAGGAGCTGGGTCCCGACCGGTGCCGCCTGGTGTCGGCGGCCTGGTCGTGGGCCGCCCTGGCCGCCGACATCGGCAGATTCGACGCGGATGTCGAGGTGGTGGGGCCGGGTGAGCTGAGGGAGGCGTTCGGGCGGTTGGCCCGGCGGTACGCGGACGCCGCGGATGCCGCGGGCGACGCGGGCGACGCGGGCGACGCGGGCGACGCGTCGGGGGGCTGAGGCGAGCGGAGGCTCCTCCTCCCCCCTCCCCTCCCCTCCCCTCCCCTCCCCTCCCCTCCCCTCCCCTCCCTCCCCTCCCTCCCCTTTCTGCCTTGCCCCTGCCCCTGCCCCTGCTGATCTCAGGGGCCAACCAGGGTTCCCACGGATGCCGCCCGTCCGCGCGGCTTGCCACCATGGGCGCATGAACGATGCTGCCCCCGCCGACAACACGACGGGCCCCGCCGGGGACGCGTCCGGTCCCGCGGGCACCCCGCCGGCCCCCGACGCGTCCCGCCCGGCGCCGCGGACGCACCCGCGCCGCAGCCGGCGGCACAAGGTGATCGCCGGGGTGTGCGGGGGCCTGGGCCGGCACTGGGACCTGGATCCGGTGATCTTCCGGATCGTGCTGGCCGTGCTGGCGGCCTCCGGCGGCATCGGCCTGATCGTGTACGGCTTCGCCTGGCTGCTGATCCCGCAGGAGGGCGAGGACGAGAACGAGGGGCGCCGGCTGCTGTCCGGCCGGGTCGAGGGCACGGCGCTGACCGCCCTGCTGTTCGCCCTGGTCGGCTGCGGGTTCTTCCTGACCTCCCTCGCCAACCGCGGCGTGCTGGCCTTCACCGTCATGCTCGCGCTGGCGGTGGGCGGTTCGGCGTACTGGTCGCGGCAGCGCCGTACGGCCGGGGTGGACGGGCCCGGGGCGGCGGACCCGGCGGCCGCCCAGGCCGTCGCGGACGCGCCGCCCGAGACGATGGCGCCGCCCACCCGTAACAGCCCGTCCTGGTGGCGGGACCCGCTCTCCAAGGACGGGACGGCCGGCGCGGGCTATCTGTGGGGGCCGGACGACGCCCCGTACGGCCATGAGCAGGCGTACGGCGCGGGCGGCAGGGCGGGCGCACGGCCCTCGGGGGCCACGGCATGGGGCAGCCCCGGGGGGCCGCGTGGCACCGTCCCGGCCAAACGGCGGCGGGCGGGCCGGCCGATCGGCGGCTGGACGTTTCTGCTGGCGATGATCGCGGCAGTGGCGGCGGGCGGTGCCACGGCCGAGCACCACAAGGCCTCCACCGTCCTCATCGCCGGCCTCTCCGCCGCCCTCGTGGTCTTCGGGCTCGGGCTGGTGGTCAGCGCCTGGTGGGGGCGGACCGGCGGCGGCACGGTCTTCATGGTGATCCTGACGTCCCTGCTGCTGGCGGGCGCCGCGGTACTGCCCCCGAACGTGACCACCGACTGGCACAACCGCGTATGGGTGCCGATGGACGCCGCTTCCGTACGCCCGAGTTACGACGTCGGGGCCGGGCACGGCGAGCTGGACCTGACCAAGATCCCCTTCAAGAACGGGCAGACGGTACGGACGCGGGCCTCGGTCGGCGCCGGGCAGCTGGAGGTGACGGTGCCCGACGGCGTCACGGCGCGGCTGCACATCGACGTGGGGCTGGGCGACGTACGGCTGCCGGGTGAGACGACGGAGGACTTCCACTTCGGGACCGACCAGGAGCAGACCGTCACCCTGCCGGCCACGGGGCTGAAGGAGGGCGAGAAGCCGCGCGGCACGCTGGATCTCGACCTGAAGGTGGGGGCGGGGCAGGTGGCGGTGGAGCGGGAGGCTCCTGCGCAGGCTCCGCCGTCGTCGCCCCCGCCCCCGTCGTCAGCGTCGTCGCCGTCGCCGTCGCCGTCATCGGACGAGAAGGGAGAGACCCAGTGAAGCGCCATGCTTTCGAGCCCGCCCGGCTCATCACCGGCCTGACCGCGCTCGGCGTGGGAGGTGCCTACGCGTGCGAAGCGGGCGGGGTGGTGGACCTGCCGGGCGCGCTGCCCGTACTGGCCGTACCGGCGGGCCTGTGCCTGGCCGGTGCGACGGCGGCCGTCTGGAGCGTGGTCCGGCGGCAGCGTTCGGGGTCCTCCGCACCACGGGACTGACCACGGGACTGGCCATGGGCCCGGCCAAACGACCGACCACACCCCCGGTCAACGCCCTTACCCGAACAACTGCCGCCCCTGCCTACTGCGCCGTGCCGCCAGCATCGCGTCCACGGACAGCATCGGTGCACCGGCGAGCACCAGCGGCAGCCATGCCATCAGATACGCCAGATCGTTGCCGTAGTAGTACGGCTGGGTCGACCAGCTCACGGTGAGCCACAGGCTCAGCGAAATCAGCGCGCCGCCAAGCGCGGCGACGCGCGCGAACATCCCGGCCAGGGTGCCGATGCCGACCGCCAACTCCCCGGCCGCAATGGCGTACCCGAAACTCGCCGGGTCCTTGAGCGCCAGATCCACCAGTTGGGGCACAGCCGAGGTGTCCCTTATCTGCCGCATCAGTTCGCCGACCGACCCCGTGCCGCTCGCGGCGAAGAACGCCGGATCGGTCAGCTTGTCCAGGCCCGCGTAGACGAAGGTGACGCCGAGGAAGACCCGCAGCGGCAGCAGCGCATTGCGCGCCATCGCACCGCGCGGCCCACCGCCCCTGCCCGTTCCGGATCCGACCGGGCCGGCACCGACCACACGATCCGCGTGCGCCATGGCATCCGCCTCCCTGTCACCGCCGGACGCAGACGATTGTGCCCACGCCCGCGTGTTCCACAAGGGATACGGACGCCCTCGCGCGCGGCGTTCAGTCCTGTACGTCGATCGCGTAGCCGTTCGTCTCCACGCCCGCCGCCGTGACGACCCGCACCTCCACCCGGCCCGGCTCCACGTCCGCCGGTACGGGCACGGTCAGCAGGCCGTCCGTCGGGTTCCCGAAGCCGCCGGCGACCGGCACGAGCGGCACGTGCACATGCACCGGGCCGATCCGTACGACGGTGCGCGCCAGCAGGTCCGGGTCCTGCGCACCGGGCGGTACGAAGCCGGTGCCGCGGATCTCGATGTCGTCGCCGGTGCGGATGGGCGCGGCCAGCTCACCCGGCTCCCGGGCCCGTACGACGGACAGGACGACCGGACGGCCGCCCTCCGCGTACTTGCCCGCCACATACATGAGCGCCCCGATGACCACGATGACGCCGAACGTCCACGGCAGGTCCGGCAGCCGGGACGGGTCGCGGGCCAGGCGTACCAGGGCGAAGGAGACGGCCGCGACGTTCAGCAGCAGGTACTGGGTGTCGGTGAGGCTCGCGCGCCCCGCGTCGTCCGTGAGCAGGTCACCCGCGCGCGGCCGCTCCGCGCGCACCTTCTGGAGACGCCGCCCCTGGATGCGTACGGCGACGACCCGGCGGACGAGCACCGCCACCGCGCAGGTGATCGCCAGCACGGTCAGCAACCCGGCGCCGTACGGGAGCTGGAGCCCGTCGAGGTGTGCGACGCGGGCGTCCGCGTCCGTCACCACGGCCAGCTGGACGGCCTGTACGAGGACGGCGTACGCGACGAGCAGCAGCCAGCCCGCGGCCACCGTGCGCGAGGTCGAGAGCCGGTTGTCCTCGCCGATCAGCGGCGCGAGCAGGCCCCCGCGGGAGCGGTGGCGCCACGCCGCGCCGGTGAGGGCGAGCACGAGGACCGCCGCGGCGACCAGGCCCGCCGTACGCCGCACCGTCCAGCCGGTGCCGATCGCGGTCAGGGCCTGGACGAGCAGGAGCACGCCGAGGCCGCCCCACAACACCGGCAGCGTGCGCCGCCACACGGCCTCCCGCCAGGCCGTTCCTTCGGCGGCGGCACGCTCGGCGACCGTACGGGCCGAGAGGGCCAGTTCGTCCGAGACCCACTGCCGCGCGGCGCCTGCCGAATGCGCGAGCGCGGCCGGCACGCCGCGGCCGGCGGCGTACTCCTCGCGCAGCGCCACGAACGCGGCGACCGCCCGGCGGTGCCCCTCGCGCGCGCCACGCGGGCACCTCCCGCACGTGCAGTCGCCACCCCCACCGCCGCCGGGCTCCCCGGCCTCCGGCCCTCCGGCCGCCACTCCCCCTCCGGGCGTCCCAGGCGCTCCCGCCGCCCCGCCCGCCGTCTCCACCGACACGTCCGCTCCGCCCCGACCCACCAGTCGTTGTCAACTTCACCGTACTGTCAGGGAATTGTGCCGTACGGGGAGAGAGCGGGAAGCCGTGCGCCAGGGTTTACGGGCGGTGATGAGGGGGCGTCGTGTTGACGCCGGGGACGGGGGGCGGTGTCGGGAGCCGCAGGGAAGCCGGGCCCGAGGCCGAGGTGTCAGTCGAACAACTCCGGTTCACTGCGGGCGATCTGCTGGTACAGGGGCTGGTAGTTGATCCACGCGACCAGGTCGTTGCCCAGCTGTTCCCGGGTGTGCACGGCGTTCTCGTGGTCGATCAGTACGGGCTTGCCGGCGGCGCGCGCGGTCAGCTGCACCTGACAGGAACGTTCCATCGTGATGAACCACCAGGCCGCCGCGTCCACCGAGTCGCCGACCGTCAACAGGCCGTGGTTGCGCAGGATCACGGCCTTGTGCGGCCCGAGCGCGGCCGCGATGCGCCGCCCTTCCTCCTCGTCCACGACGACCCCGGTGTACGCGTCGTAGAGGGCGTGATCCTCGTAGAAGGCGCAGACGTCCTGGGTGATCGGGTCCAGCAGCTCGCCGAGTGCGGAGAGGGCGCGGCCGTACACGGAGTGGCTGTGCGCGGCGGCGATCACGTCCGGGCGGGCCCGGTGGACCTGTGAATGGATCGCGAACGCCGCCTGGTTGACGTGGTAGCGGCCCTCGACGACCTTGCCCTCGTGATTGACGAGGATCAGGTCGCCGACGGTGATGTGCTTGAACGACATCCCGAAAGGATTCACCCAGAAGCAGTCGGTGAACTCCGGGTCCCGCGCGGTGATGTGTCCCGCCACGCCCTCCTCGAACCCGAACCGTCCGAAGAGGCGCAGCGCGGCCGCGAGACGCTCCTTGCGATGGCGCCGCTCCTCCTCGACGGTCGCGTGCTGCGGCGGCATGGCGAAGCGGAGCTGATCGGTGGGTACGGGCGTGGGCGGCGGGCCCGGGGGCGGGACGGGCGGCGTGGGCTGGGGCATGGGCTTCCTCCTCGCGCGTGCGGCATTGCTCGGGCCGGAACGGCTCGGACCGGACCGGCTCGGACCGGACCGGCTCGGACCGGACCGGCTCGACCGAACCGGCTCGGACCGAACCGGGCCGGATCGGCGGTCCGACTCGGCTCGACTCGACTCGACCCGGCTCGACTCGAAGCGGCTCGACTCGAAGCGGAAGCTACCTGTGGGTAGCGGAGGTGACCAGAGGTGCGGCAGCGATTCCGGGTCGCCGACCGCGACGGGTCACTTCATGCCCTCGGCATCCCGTGCGGGCAGCACCCGGCCAGGCACGGACCAACACTCGCGCGGCTACGCCGGCTTGCCCTCCCCCGCCTCGCACCCGCTCAGCTGCCGCACGCCGCGCAGCAGCGCCGAGTGGTCCAGGCCGCCGTCGCCGCGTGCCACGGCCGAGGCGACGAGCTGAGCGGCGGCGGCGCCCACGGGGATCGTGGCGCCGACGGCGCGGGCGGCGTCGGTGACGATGCCCATGTCCTTGTGGTGCAGCTCCAGCTTGAAGCCCGGCTCGAAGTCCTGGGTGAGGAAGTTGGCCTTCTTACGGGTGAGCACGGCCGAACCCGCAAGGCCTCCGTTGAGGACGTCCAGGGCGTCGGCGAGATCGACGCCGGACTTCTCCAGGAAGACGACGGCCTCGGCGCAGGCCTGGATGTTCACGGCGACGATGAGCTGGTTGGCGGCCTTGACGGTCTGGCCGGCGCCGTGCGGCCCGCACCGCACGATGGTGGTGCCCAGGGCCTCGAAGACCGGCCGGGCGGCGTCGAAGTCCGCCTGCTCACCGCCCACCATGATCGACAGGGCGCCCTCGACGGCGCCCGCCTCGCCGCCGGAGACCGGCGCGTCCAGCACCCGGACGCCCTTCTCGGCCGCCGCGGCGGCCAGCTCCACGGAGGTCTGCGGGGTGATCGAGGACATGTCGATCAACAGGGTGCCGGGGCGGGCGTTCTCCAGGATGCCGTCGGGTCCGTACGCGACCGCCTCGACCTGCGCGGACGCGGGCACCATGGTGATGACGACCTCGGCGTCGCGGACGGCCCCGGCGATCGTCGCCGCTTCCGTGC from Streptomyces albofaciens JCM 4342 encodes the following:
- a CDS encoding ATP-binding protein yields the protein MTTAPPRPEASYAPASDPADPPLRRLYRSADGRMLGGVARGLAGHLGLPVSWVRVVFVALFMAEGMGALLYAAFWFIVPLGVGGVDAARANASAAPGLLGKARGRTGRKADKGQILALLTLLAGAAVVASKFQLGRANAYVWPVLLIGAGVALVWRQADNARRAQWREMGRRKGLLPVVRGAAGVLLVGVGVTGIVVLQSSVRHLGSVLQAALAVLVGIALLAGPYLVRMTQDLSEERLMRIRAQERAEVAAHVHDSVLHTLTLIQRNAEDPREVARLARAQERELRAWLYKPEGRGKDEEQEPDTLAEAVRKAAAEVEDHHGVPIEVVVVGDCPLDERLGAQMQAAREAMVNAAKYGGEGGAVQVYAEVEGRTVFVSVRDRGPGFDLDAVPGDRMGVRESIIGRMQRNGGTARLRSAPDGGTVVELEAERLPDDDG
- a CDS encoding DUF4232 domain-containing protein; amino-acid sequence: MSSSTAVRTARRRTLRIAAAALTAAAGLALTACSGTEAGGGKAAAHLDSEAAAAQSPGDKGSSADAQGSGPQADSGTKAEGKAGARAGAGAGAGATGKRAGTSHATGNGSGSGSGRNGASGTQRCHTSDLTAAFATGEDATPDPNAGGSTTTSIVLTNKSHRTCKIGGFAGVDLQPDAGGPSWSLARSAAKHGTTTLAPGDSTDFTVNLGMAKENDEGSWKPATVAVTPPNETTPLTLKWPWGPLIHQDGATHPATFVNPIG
- a CDS encoding serine/threonine-protein kinase, whose amino-acid sequence is MTEAAVDDGRLVAGRYRLVEEIGRGGMGTVWRSYDELLGRQVAVKRLHVSPELEPEELARRNERTRREAQSAARINHPNVVSVHDVVDDAGLPCIVMEYVPSVTLGDLIKEATLSGGAVPLGEVARIGRGMVAALRAAHSAGVLHRDVKPGNVLLGEDGRVVLTDFGIAVATGTSTLTKTGELIGSIDYLAPERVRGGTPGPASDLWALGATLYQALEGRPPFRKLTAVETAYSIAMDPLDPPRNAGALAGLIEALLAKEPADRPSAQAVEQALRAPAAHTDTAWLSGASAYGTAESGTATTTAGTTSPAQGDRTNAPASAPTPSPAPAAIPSPAPPSPSATGSYHLAPPAPDSTGGTGSTDSTGGTATTGNLPHTGGTTPANTPANTPATTPATGPTTPVHHPATAPPPSGNKPGGRGRTILLTAVSVVAALALAGSTLYALGYWPDGGAQASDSRTPQPENPSPTPSKPKAKPTPRPVPEGYHRVTDPAADVDFPLPNGWTRQKQANGYTYLNPNQLVGLRIESLDFAGANPLQRWKDNERAALGEGKFPGYQQLRMQETRFRDRPAALWEWKWSGSRREFRAIDLGFGRPGEKEYAIYLSAPASEWDRYKKVFDNVLAGLRLPEDRGQDGQ
- a CDS encoding winged helix DNA-binding domain-containing protein, with translation MTVLDNRALNRATLARQLLLERADLPVLDAVRHLCGLQAQEPQEPFTGLWSRLRAFDPSSLSDLLTGRHVVRTHLMRRTVHLVTADDVLAWRARHDAMLRQRAQGAYRRELAGVDLDELAAAGRAVMADGEPRSMPELARAVAGRWPESGPRALGEMLVAALIPMVQLPPRGLWRTKAGARYVPLATWLGRDIDPPATLTSPGPATLTSPGPATLNSPGPAASNGPGPATATATGAATPDSAAFGPTTPDPVGAALIHRYLAAYGPAASADLRAWCGLAGLPAAVAAVRDELITFRDERGRELLDLPDAPRPDPDTPAPVRFLPAFDNAILGYQDRGRIIDDAHRGLSVAGARVVLVDGRVAATWTVEDGTVTATPLRRFSRAERTAVTEQGQELAVFLSDGESDRAHVTASPA
- a CDS encoding helix-turn-helix transcriptional regulator; translation: MQKTSARLLALLSLLQTRRDWPGTLLAERLDVSARTVRRDVDRLRELGYPIASTKGPDGGYRLGAGSELPPLLFDDEQAIALAVALRNATTTGVGVEEAAARALHTVRQVMPARLRHRIDTLQVTPVERPTARPNPQVDSGVLMALSAAVHAREVLRFDYAPVSGSSGLVPDSYGPVPESNGQSAPAGAPPRRVQPHHLVTWEGRWYLVAWDLDRADWRTFRADRIAPRTPTGPRFTPRELPGGDVAAFVAGRFQGSDGPDGGPCRGEVVLGLPAAAVSPYIRDGVVEELGPDRCRLVSAAWSWAALAADIGRFDADVEVVGPGELREAFGRLARRYADAADAAGDAGDAGDAGDASGG
- a CDS encoding PspC domain-containing protein: MNDAAPADNTTGPAGDASGPAGTPPAPDASRPAPRTHPRRSRRHKVIAGVCGGLGRHWDLDPVIFRIVLAVLAASGGIGLIVYGFAWLLIPQEGEDENEGRRLLSGRVEGTALTALLFALVGCGFFLTSLANRGVLAFTVMLALAVGGSAYWSRQRRTAGVDGPGAADPAAAQAVADAPPETMAPPTRNSPSWWRDPLSKDGTAGAGYLWGPDDAPYGHEQAYGAGGRAGARPSGATAWGSPGGPRGTVPAKRRRAGRPIGGWTFLLAMIAAVAAGGATAEHHKASTVLIAGLSAALVVFGLGLVVSAWWGRTGGGTVFMVILTSLLLAGAAVLPPNVTTDWHNRVWVPMDAASVRPSYDVGAGHGELDLTKIPFKNGQTVRTRASVGAGQLEVTVPDGVTARLHIDVGLGDVRLPGETTEDFHFGTDQEQTVTLPATGLKEGEKPRGTLDLDLKVGAGQVAVEREAPAQAPPSSPPPPSSASSPSPSPSSDEKGETQ
- a CDS encoding DoxX family membrane protein, translated to MAHADRVVGAGPVGSGTGRGGGPRGAMARNALLPLRVFLGVTFVYAGLDKLTDPAFFAASGTGSVGELMRQIRDTSAVPQLVDLALKDPASFGYAIAAGELAVGIGTLAGMFARVAALGGALISLSLWLTVSWSTQPYYYGNDLAYLMAWLPLVLAGAPMLSVDAMLAARRSRQGRQLFG
- a CDS encoding class II aldolase/adducin family protein, yielding MPQPTPPVPPPGPPPTPVPTDQLRFAMPPQHATVEEERRHRKERLAAALRLFGRFGFEEGVAGHITARDPEFTDCFWVNPFGMSFKHITVGDLILVNHEGKVVEGRYHVNQAAFAIHSQVHRARPDVIAAAHSHSVYGRALSALGELLDPITQDVCAFYEDHALYDAYTGVVVDEEEGRRIAAALGPHKAVILRNHGLLTVGDSVDAAAWWFITMERSCQVQLTARAAGKPVLIDHENAVHTREQLGNDLVAWINYQPLYQQIARSEPELFD